In Sparus aurata chromosome 2, fSpaAur1.1, whole genome shotgun sequence, a single genomic region encodes these proteins:
- the LOC115574211 gene encoding high affinity cationic amino acid transporter 1-like isoform X1 yields the protein MILATLKGIGKQLLRVKVVNCNAEDSHFSRCLNTFDLVALGVGSTLGAGVYVLAGAVARESSGPAIVLSFLIAAVASVLAGLCYAEFGARVPKTGSAYLYSYVTVGELWAFITGWNLILAYVIGTSSVARAWSATFDELIGRHIEDFCRRYMSMNAPGVLAEYPDIFAVFIILTLTGLLAFGVKESALVNKVFTCINVLVLLFVIISGLVKGDRKNWSLNPDEILNATTSNSSLNVSDPLPSKESLGEGGFMPFGWTGVLSGAATCFYAFVGFDCIATTGEEVKNPQRAIPVGIVASLLICFVAYFGVSAALTVMMPYYLLDKNSPLPVAFTYVGWDGATYAVAIGSLCALSTSLLGSMFPMPRVIWAMAEDGLLFKCLAKISPRTKTPLIATVTSGVVAAVMAFLFDLKDLVDLMSIGTLLAYTLVAACVLVLRYQPEVPSAAYEMANTQDENEMGESYNEGNIDMLPQPEDRLTIRNLLNPSNTEPSPLSGFAVNICTSVLGVLVCVFCIVAVQGGWAPWSLSVLSVILVVCLILTFIVWRQPQSKAKLAFKVPLLPFLPVTSLFINVYLMMQLDRGTWLRFCIWMVIGFVIYFGYGIRNSSEAVSGSYTPACEMKGEPMAEKKAFLHNAQRATGDDDDDDDDDDDS from the exons ATGATTCTGGCCACATTAAAAGGCATTGGGAAGCAGCTCCTGCGGGTGAAGGTCGTGAACTGTAACGCGGAGGATTCACACTTCTCTCGATGCCTCAACACGTTCGATCTGGTGGCGCTGGGCGTCGGCAGCACGCTGGGCGCCGGGGTGTACGTGCTGGCCGGCGCCGTTGCCCGGGAAAGCTCTGGACCTGCCATCGTCCTCTCCTTCCTCATCGCTGCCGTCGCCTCAGTCCTGGCTGGTCTGTGCTACGCCGAGTTCGGGGCCCGCGTGCCCAAAACTGGCTCGGCTTACCTCTATAGCTACGTAACGGTTGGAGAACTCTGGGCCTTCATCACTGGCTGGAACCTCATCCTCGCTTACGTTATCG GAACTTCAAGTGTGGCCAGAGCGTGGAGCGCGACCTTCGACGAGCTGATCGGACGGCACATTGAGGACTTCTGCAGGCGATACATGAGCATGAACGCTCCGGGTGTCCTGGCCGAGTACCCGGACATATTCGCTGTCTTCATCATACTCACTCTGACAG GACTGCTTGCATTCGGAGTGAAGGAGTCAGCCTTGGTCAATAAAGTATTCACCTGCATCAACGTACTGGTGCTGCTGTTTGTGATCATCTCTGGCTTGGTCAAAGGAGACCGAAAAAACTGGAGCTTGAACCCCGACGAGATCCTCAACGCCACCACCAGCAACTCGAGCCTGAA TGTGTCTGATCCGCTACCGTCAAAAGAAAGTCTTGGCGAGGGCGGCTTCATGCCTTTTGGCTGGACTGGAGTCCTGTCTGGTGCCGCCACCTGCTTTTATGCCTTTGTAGGGTTTGACTGCATTGCCACTACAG GAGAAGAAGTGAAAAACCCTCAGAGGGCCATTCCTGTCGGGATCGTGGCCTCGCTCCTCATCTGCTTCGTGGCGTACTTCGGTGTGTCCGCGGCTCTCACTGTTATGATGCCCTACTACCTGCTGGACAAGAACAGCCCCCTGCCAGTGGCCTTTACGTATGTGGGCTGGGATGGAGCCACTTATGCCGTGGCCATTGGCTCTTTATGTGCCTTGTCGACCAG TTTACTAGGCTCCATGTTCCCAATGCCCAGAGTGATCTGGGCCATGGCAGAAGATGGCCTGCTCTTCAAATGTTTGGCTAAAATCAGCCCACGAACCAAAACCCCTCTAATAGCTACAGTAACATCAGGTGTTGTGGCAG CTGTGATGGCTTTCCTGTTTGACCTGAAGGACCTCGTTGACCTCATGTCCATCGGCACATTGCTGGCCTACACCCTGGTGGCTGCCTGCGTGTTGGTCCTCAG GTACCAGCCTGAAGTCCCCAGCGCGGCCTACGAGATGGCCAACACccaggatgaaaatgaaatgggTGAATCTTACAACGAGGGGAACATCGACATGTTACCGCAGCCGGAGGATCGCCTCACCATCAGGAACCTGCTGAACCCTTCAAACACAGAGCCGTCCCCTCTGTCCGGGTTTGCCGTCAACATCTGCACCAGTGTACTtg GTGTTTTGGTGTGCGTCTTCTGTATTGTTGCTGTCCAGGGAGGATGGGCGCCCTGGTCGCTGTCCGTCCTCAGCGTTATCTTGGTGGTTTGTCTGATTCTCACCTTCATTGTGTGGAGACAGCCGCAGAGCAAGGCCAAGCTCGCCTTCAAG GTTCCCCTGCTGCCCTTCCTCCCAGTCACGAGTTTGTTCATCAACGTGTACCTGATGATGCAGCTCGACAGAGGAACATGGTTGCGCTTCTGCATCTGGATGGTTATAG GTTTCGTCATCTACTTCGGCTATGGTATTCGCAACAGCTCAGAGGCCGTGTCTGGCAGCTACACGCCAGCCTGCGAAATGAAGGGAGAGCCCATGGCGGAGAAGAAGGCCTTCTTACACAACGCACAACGCGCCACCGgagacgacgacgacgacgacgacgacgatgacGATTCCTGA
- the LOC115574211 gene encoding high affinity cationic amino acid transporter 1-like isoform X2: MILATLKGIGKQLLRVKVVNCNAEDSHFSRCLNTFDLVALGVGSTLGAGVYVLAGAVARESSGPAIVLSFLIAAVASVLAGLCYAEFGARVPKTGSAYLYSYVTVGELWAFITGWNLILAYVIGTSSVARAWSATFDELIGRHIEDFCRRYMSMNAPGVLAEYPDIFAVFIILTLTGLLAFGVKESALVNKVFTCINVLVLLFVIISGLVKGDRKNWSLNPDEILNATTSNSSLNVSDPLPSKESLGEGGFMPFGWTGVLSGAATCFYAFVGFDCIATTGEEVKNPQRAIPVGIVASLLICFVAYFGVSAALTVMMPYYLLDKNSPLPVAFTYVGWDGATYAVAIGSLCALSTSLLGSMFPLPRIIFAMARDGLLFSFLARVSERKTPTISTFVSGLLSAVMAFLFDLKDLVDLMSIGTLLAYTLVAACVLVLRYQPEVPSAAYEMANTQDENEMGESYNEGNIDMLPQPEDRLTIRNLLNPSNTEPSPLSGFAVNICTSVLGVLVCVFCIVAVQGGWAPWSLSVLSVILVVCLILTFIVWRQPQSKAKLAFKVPLLPFLPVTSLFINVYLMMQLDRGTWLRFCIWMVIGFVIYFGYGIRNSSEAVSGSYTPACEMKGEPMAEKKAFLHNAQRATGDDDDDDDDDDDS; the protein is encoded by the exons ATGATTCTGGCCACATTAAAAGGCATTGGGAAGCAGCTCCTGCGGGTGAAGGTCGTGAACTGTAACGCGGAGGATTCACACTTCTCTCGATGCCTCAACACGTTCGATCTGGTGGCGCTGGGCGTCGGCAGCACGCTGGGCGCCGGGGTGTACGTGCTGGCCGGCGCCGTTGCCCGGGAAAGCTCTGGACCTGCCATCGTCCTCTCCTTCCTCATCGCTGCCGTCGCCTCAGTCCTGGCTGGTCTGTGCTACGCCGAGTTCGGGGCCCGCGTGCCCAAAACTGGCTCGGCTTACCTCTATAGCTACGTAACGGTTGGAGAACTCTGGGCCTTCATCACTGGCTGGAACCTCATCCTCGCTTACGTTATCG GAACTTCAAGTGTGGCCAGAGCGTGGAGCGCGACCTTCGACGAGCTGATCGGACGGCACATTGAGGACTTCTGCAGGCGATACATGAGCATGAACGCTCCGGGTGTCCTGGCCGAGTACCCGGACATATTCGCTGTCTTCATCATACTCACTCTGACAG GACTGCTTGCATTCGGAGTGAAGGAGTCAGCCTTGGTCAATAAAGTATTCACCTGCATCAACGTACTGGTGCTGCTGTTTGTGATCATCTCTGGCTTGGTCAAAGGAGACCGAAAAAACTGGAGCTTGAACCCCGACGAGATCCTCAACGCCACCACCAGCAACTCGAGCCTGAA TGTGTCTGATCCGCTACCGTCAAAAGAAAGTCTTGGCGAGGGCGGCTTCATGCCTTTTGGCTGGACTGGAGTCCTGTCTGGTGCCGCCACCTGCTTTTATGCCTTTGTAGGGTTTGACTGCATTGCCACTACAG GAGAAGAAGTGAAAAACCCTCAGAGGGCCATTCCTGTCGGGATCGTGGCCTCGCTCCTCATCTGCTTCGTGGCGTACTTCGGTGTGTCCGCGGCTCTCACTGTTATGATGCCCTACTACCTGCTGGACAAGAACAGCCCCCTGCCAGTGGCCTTTACGTATGTGGGCTGGGATGGAGCCACTTATGCCGTGGCCATTGGCTCTTTATGTGCCTTGTCGACCAG TCTCCTTGGCTCCATGTTTCCACTTCCACGCATTATCTTTGCTATGGCTCGCGATGGTCTGCTCTTCTCGTTTCTGGCACGTGTCAGCGAGAGGAAGACGCCCACCATCTCCACCTTTGTGTCAGGGCTTTTGTCTG CTGTGATGGCTTTCCTGTTTGACCTGAAGGACCTCGTTGACCTCATGTCCATCGGCACATTGCTGGCCTACACCCTGGTGGCTGCCTGCGTGTTGGTCCTCAG GTACCAGCCTGAAGTCCCCAGCGCGGCCTACGAGATGGCCAACACccaggatgaaaatgaaatgggTGAATCTTACAACGAGGGGAACATCGACATGTTACCGCAGCCGGAGGATCGCCTCACCATCAGGAACCTGCTGAACCCTTCAAACACAGAGCCGTCCCCTCTGTCCGGGTTTGCCGTCAACATCTGCACCAGTGTACTtg GTGTTTTGGTGTGCGTCTTCTGTATTGTTGCTGTCCAGGGAGGATGGGCGCCCTGGTCGCTGTCCGTCCTCAGCGTTATCTTGGTGGTTTGTCTGATTCTCACCTTCATTGTGTGGAGACAGCCGCAGAGCAAGGCCAAGCTCGCCTTCAAG GTTCCCCTGCTGCCCTTCCTCCCAGTCACGAGTTTGTTCATCAACGTGTACCTGATGATGCAGCTCGACAGAGGAACATGGTTGCGCTTCTGCATCTGGATGGTTATAG GTTTCGTCATCTACTTCGGCTATGGTATTCGCAACAGCTCAGAGGCCGTGTCTGGCAGCTACACGCCAGCCTGCGAAATGAAGGGAGAGCCCATGGCGGAGAAGAAGGCCTTCTTACACAACGCACAACGCGCCACCGgagacgacgacgacgacgacgacgacgatgacGATTCCTGA